One genomic region from Amaranthus tricolor cultivar Red isolate AtriRed21 chromosome 12, ASM2621246v1, whole genome shotgun sequence encodes:
- the LOC130828214 gene encoding heptahelical transmembrane protein 1-like, whose amino-acid sequence MHSARNRGKQGKTEENRGKQRNTQKMEKCNHFCEANKGQIEKKSNKKEYKLVGFNELPSYMKDNEFILKYYRAEWPLKQAFFSLFQWHNETLNVWTHLLGFLLFVGLTIVNAAHLSQAVDLFGIFRTYSSGLDKNASHDSTNLLMGMTKMMDLNSLAHQGDIESTARWPFYVYLCGSMYCLLSSSICHLFCCHSHKMNLWLLRMDYTGITVMIITSFFPAMYYIFLCQPIWQIVYLSGISIFGVFTIATMLSPTLSSGKCRAFRAILFVSMGLFGIIPAIHACILNWDNPRRNLTLAYESVMALSYLIGTCFYVTRIPERWRPGWFDLAGHSHQIFHVFVLLGALAHYGAALLFMEYRDMVGC is encoded by the exons ATGCACAGTGCAAGAAACAGGGGAAAGCAGGGAAAAACAGAAGAAAACAGGGGAAAACAGAGGAATACACAGAAAATGGAAAAGTGTAATCATTTTTGTGAAGCAAATAAGGGTCAAATTGAGAAGAAATCCAATAAAAAGGAGTATAAGCTTGTGGGTTTTAATGAATTGCCTAGTTATATGAAGGATAATGAGTTTATCTTGAAGTATTATAGAGCAGAATGGCCTTTAAAACAAGCTTTTTTTAGCTTGTTTCAGTGGCATAATGAAACGCTCAATGTTTGGAC GCATTTACTTGGGTTTCTTCTGTTCGTTGGATTAACTATTGTTAATGCTGCTCATTTGTCACAAGCTGTTGATCTTTTTGGGATTTTTAG GACTTATTCATCTGGTTTAGACAAAAACGCATCTCATGATTCTACTAATCTTCTCATG GGAATGACGAAAATGATGGATTTGAACAGCTTAGCCCACCAAGGAGACATTGAATCAACAGCAAGATGGCCTTTCTATGTGTACTTATGTGGCTCAATGTACTGCCTTTTATCAAGCAGTATTTGCCATCTTTTCTGTTGCCACTCTCATAAAATGAACTTATGGCTCCTTCGAATGGACTACACCGGGATCACTGTCATGATCATTACCTCATTCTTTCCTGCAATGTACTACATTTTCTTATGCCAACCCATCTGGCAAATAGTCTACCTTTCAGGGATATCTATCTTCGGAGTCTTCACTATCGCAACAATGCTTTCTCCTACCCTCTCATCAGGAAAATGTCGAGCCTTTCGTGCTATACTCTTCGTGTCCATGGGTCTATTCGGGATTATCCCCGCAATTCATGCTTGTATTCTGAATTGGGATAACCCAAGAAGGAATTTGACCCTTGCTTATGAATCTGTTATGGCACTGTCATACCTTATTGGGACATGCTTCTATGTGACCCGGATTCCAGAAAGATGGCGGCCTGGTTGGTTCGATCTTGCAGGTCATAGTCATCAGATTTTCCATGTGTTTGTGCTGTTGGGTGCATTGGCTCACTATGGTGCTGCACTACTTTTCATGGAATACAGAGATATGGTAGGGTGTTGA